A window of the Megalopta genalis isolate 19385.01 chromosome 2, iyMegGena1_principal, whole genome shotgun sequence genome harbors these coding sequences:
- the LOC117223533 gene encoding uncharacterized protein LOC117223533, translating into MSVIPLFLILFCGSVYSTETTSESKQNKRGILDAGGWVGIPNHHGYGHGLPWAGDHGWKGLRFPSFDLAHGGLYGGIPYGRAPAISLKAIPVYITKHVVLEKPVPVPEPVIIEKPYHVPVEKVIPVPVEKIIHKPIPIPYPVPEAVPIPVERPVPIPVRHPVAVPVQQPYPVPVKQAFPVPVPVPVPFPLHPPPFSLYGPSPFPGGVYARGYGGGHFYPSIHGGHFPGHGYGHGFGIGHGIGHGFGHGIGHGFVHGYGHGFGHEFGHGHGHAHGFGHGYGNGYGHGYAHHFGYPHAHGSEHDHSHGHGHDHSHGHDHKKRSKD; encoded by the exons ATGTCTGTGATCCCG CTGTTTCTGATACTCTTTTGCGGCTCCGTGTACTCGACGGAAACAACAAGCGAATCTAaacaaaataaacgaggtaTCCTCGACGCCGGCGGATGGGTTGGTATACCAAATCATCACGGATACGGTCACGGGCTTCCGTGGGCAGGCGATCACGGTTGGAAAGGGCTGAGGTTCCCCTCTTTCGATTTAGCCCACGGAGG ATTGTACGGTGGTATACCGTATGGTAGAGCTCCGGCGATTTCTTTGAAAGCGATTCCGGTGTATATCACGAAGCACGTGGTCCTGGAAAAGCCAGTTCCGGTTCCCGAGCCGGTCATCATCGAAAAACCGTATCACGTGCCGGTGGAGAAGGTGATCCCGGTGCCGGTCGAGAAGATCATTCACAAACCAATTCCGATCCCGTATCCGGTACCCGAG GCAGTGCCGATACCGGTAGAACGGCCGGTGCCGATACCTGTGAGACACCCTGTGGCGGTGCCGGTGCAGCAACCGTATCCGGTTCCGGTGAAGCAGGCATTCCCTGTACCGGTGCCGGTTCCAGTTCCATTTCCGCTGCACCCGCCGCCGTTTTCCCTTTACGGGCCCAGCCCGTTCCCAGGAGGCGTTTACGCTCGCGGTTATGGCGGCGGTCACTTTTACCCGTCGATCCATGGCGGTCACTTCCCGGGACACGGCTACGGGCACGGCTTCGGCATTGGCCACGGGATCGGTCACGGATTCGGCCATGGAATCGGCCACGGCTTCGTTCATGGATACGGCCATGGTTTTGGTCATGAGTTCGGTCATGGACACGGGCATGCCCATGGATTTGGCCACGGCTACGGCAACGGATACGGCCACGGTTATGCTCATCATTTCGGTTACCCCCACGCCCATGGTTCCGAGCACGATCACAGCCACGGGCACGGCCATGATCACAGTCATGGGCACGATCACAAAAAACGGAGCAAAGACTGA
- the Setd3 gene encoding SET domain containing 3 isoform X2, with the protein MHVQRHRAQYNEDHVLPVAQAEDFLRVHAEQLFLSLRVSQLRTDAAATAAAVAPRRGSFPLATTSGLPTGLPVASRRINCSLIRAYRTRRSRRLFKTGIQTDTEITHEGTHSDTKTILFLWISNGILFRDPRTDTMTSNKSPSIFRRSRQQSWAVSTIMTRQNLIPSEDGSRMIHALIPMWDMCNHVNGRITTDFNATTNCCECYALRNFKKGEQIFISYGPRTNSDFFVHSGFVYMDNKEDGFKLRLGISKADSLQRERIELLNKLDLPSMSEFLLKPGTEPISDLLLAFLRVFSMRKQELTHWLRSDRVNDLKHMDCALETVVEENVRKFLLTRLQLLIANYPTTLKEDLQLLETSLPQIKKLAIQLRVTEKKILLAALEYVEQWIKA; encoded by the exons ATGCACGTACAGCGCCACCGCGCACAGTATAACGAAGATCACGTTCTTCCTGTTGCACAGGCCGAAGATTTCCTCAGGGTTCATGCAGAACAGCTCTTCTTGTCCCTTCGCGTGTCTCAATTGCGAACGGACgccgcggcgacggcggcggcggtggctcCCCGACGCGGCTCGTTTCCGCTCGCGACGACGAGCGGACTTCCCACGGGCCTTCCAGTCGCTTCGAGGCGAATTAATTGTTCGTTAATCCGGGCTTACCGAACGCGGCGTTCGCGACGACTTTTCAAAACCGGGATACAGACGGATACAGAAATCACGCACGAAGGAACACACAGCGATACGAAAACGATTCTCTTTCTTTGGATTTCGAACGGGATCCTTTTCCGAGATCCGAGAACCGATACGATGACTTCGAACAAGTCGCCTAGTATCTTCCGCCGATCGAGGCAGCAGAG CTGGGCAGTTTCTACGATCATGACGAGGCAGAACCTAATTCCGAGCGAGGACGGCTCACGCATGATCCACGCTTTGATCCCGATGTGGGACATGTGCAATCATGTGAACGGAAGA ATCACCACCGATTTCAATGCGACGACCAACTGCTGCGAGTGTTACGCTCTGAGGAACTTCAAGAAAGGAGAGCAAATATTCATTAGCTACGGGCCTAGAACGAATTCCGACTTCTTCGTTCACTCCGGATTCGTTTATATGGACAACAAAGAA GATGGTTTTAAACTTCGTCTGGGGATCAGCAAAGCCGATTCCCTGCAAAGGGAGCGTATCGAGTTATTGAACAAGCTGGACCTACCATCGATGAGCGAGTTCCTGTTGAAGCCAGGAACAGAGCCAATCTCGGATCTGTTACTGGCATTCCTCAGGGTGTTCAGCATGCGTAAACAGGAACTGACGCATTGGCTCCGCTCGGACCGGGTCAACGATTTGAAGCACATGGACTGCGCTCTAGAGACAGTCGTCGAGGAGAACGTCAGGAAATTTCTGCTTACCAGGCTGCAGCTCCTAATTGCTAATTACCCGACGACTCTGAAG GAAGATCTGCAATTACTCGAGACATCGTTACCGCAAATTAAGAAGTTAGCCATCCAGCTGAGAGTAACAGAGAAGAAGATTCTCTTAGCCGCTCTTGAGTACGTGGAACAGTGGATCAAGGCTTAA
- the LOC117223528 gene encoding uncharacterized protein LOC117223528 isoform X2: MLLNIGYGEDRKRGETKIEGPRFPFYEDDDEGSSERIGRWRKNGEALEPKWRDGDTVPLLPFSQLTRYSTGDLGYTGEDEDDAHQRRSKYKETQETPFLRNAERAPYADHEDYEEKGETRKEETPPRRRNSRPAHGFKPQATSSKQMNPDDTAEYREAASTKYREAFQVRPNDYEHELDDEEYLKPRPRKRRPPQNYEFALTENETSRPEAGSGPWSRPGGVRTVSADSESRNQFVKNAMELKSLLKMQQEEGLSLSELLQRRNLTLNDLLKGRADAINALRSKDAEDYVDEKPTIAPFAKLTTKRPKNSLVEGGTVSTVPAAVDRHENATGMMPRLGQSTTGKSLNTEPPRVRGTPAAGVLAMVTTSMPFPVATNSMELLRSEETTAKLRGNGEIRIDGLDEDEIMEFSDFPDYKNGRNAMSPVWLTVKDGNGEAPGTLREGYEDKGSTLSIEQLLNPTERSWSTPGNGKRASAEDGVTMRRPGKEEYSMYMEHEYQDDESAVYPDRNVEVATSTERSNRGETVMQGMEIALDSTTDGNSTKNHETNDADYNFGYQHGVNGTTKKSYDDIISEVEPEARAEIFELFASGSAGKRLERLLKSRNMSLEELIALRQRGSSKVHLADVSRIKVPKIADVNGEKKSAGDGRAIGYDKRMNGYLTESYENLHRSVMSSPASFVQPEEITTAKSFSNATTASKIEDGSVLDASQEIAGRRQEQIVDLLTTFGSLPFAKDIQRKFAGEFNREERRNMMVGDGKDLDVAVVSHRETVGANKTANTIQSGFVKEIVKQEPSSIDIRTIYSETNVFNDDEEKSEKGRALSKIRPSIIASGAILGVTIVVFLAIFIACRIKQKQKYRYRNTFSRAVFQGPMLAARKLSNSSSLSTVMVNVIATSTTKRPEKHDAVERAREMDTKSDIDNDSLDANDSWETIPDYMK, from the exons ATGCTTTTAAATATAGGTTAT GGGGAAGACCGGAAGCGAGGAGAAACGAAGATCGAGGGCCCGCGTTTCCCGTTctacgaggacgacgacgagggTTCGAGCGAGCGGATCGGAAGATGGCGGAAGAACGGCGAGGCCTTGGAACCGAAATGGAGGGACGGCGACACGGTGCCTCTGCTACCGTTTTCTCAGTTAACGCGGTACTCGACCGGCGATCTGGGCTACACCGGGGAAGACGAGGACGACGCGCATCAGCGGCGGTCGAAGTACAAAGAAACCCAGGAGACTCCGTTCCTACGGAACGCCGAGCGAGCTCCGTACGCTGACCACGAAGACTACGAGGAGAAAGGCGAGACCAGAAAAGAGGAGACGCCGCCGCGACGGAGAAACAGTCGACCGGCGCACGGCTTCAAGCCGCAGGCGACTTCGAGCAAGCAGATGAACCCCGATGACACAGCGGAGTATCGAGAAGCGGCGTCGACGAAGTACCGCGAGGCCTTCCAGGTGCGTCCGAACGACTACGAGCACGAACTGGACGACGAGGAGTACCTGAAGCCACGGCCGAGGAAGAGGCGGCCGCCGCAGAACTACGAGTTCGCGTTGACGGAGAACGAGACGTCGCGGCCGGAAGCTGGAAGCGGTCCGTGGTCTCGGCCGGGCGGTGTCCGCACGGTTTCCGCGGACTCGGAGTCCAGGAATCAGTTCGTGAAGAACGCGATGGAGCTGAAGTCTCTGCTGAAGATGCAGCAGGAGGAGGGCCTGAGCCTGTCGGAGCTGCTGCAGAGGAGGAACCTGACGCTGAACGACCTGCTGAAGGGCAGAGCCGACGCGATCAACGCGCTGAGATCGAAGGACGCCGAGGACTACGTCGACGAGAAGCCGACGATCGCGCCGTTCGCGAAATTGACCACGAAGAGGCCGAAGAACTCGCTCGTGGAGGGAGGAACGGTCTCGACGGTTCCGGCGGCGGTCGATCGCCATGAAAATGCAACGGGTATGATGCCGCGTTTAGGGCAATCAACGACCGGGAAATCGCTGAACACGGAACCTCCTCGTGTCAGGGGAACGCCCGCGGCCGGCGTTCTCGCTATGGTTACGACGTCGATGCCGTTCCCCGTCGCCACCAACTCCATGGAACTGCTGCGGTCCGAGGAGACCACCGCGAAGCTGCGGGGCAACGGCGAGATCAGGATCGACGGCCTCGACGAGGACGAGATCATGGAGTTCTCGGACTTCCCCGACTACAAGAACGGCCGGAACGCGATGTCCCCGGTGTGGTTGACCGTGAAAGACGGGAACGGCGAGGCTCCGGGGACGCTGCGGGAGGGCTACGAGGACAAGGGCTCGACCTTGAGCATCGAGCAGCTTCTGAATCCGACGGAACGCTCGTGGTCGACCCCGGGGAACGGGAAACGGGCGAGCGCGGAGGACGGCGTGACTATGAGGCGACCTGGAAAAGAGGAATACAGCATGTACATGGAGCACGAGTACCAAGACGACGAGTCGGCCGTTTACCCGGACCGCAATGTCGAAGTCGCGACCTCGACGGAGAGAAGTAATCGAGGAGAGACCGTGATGCAAGGGATGGAGATTGCGTTGGATTCGACGACCGATGGAAACTCTACGAAGAATCACGAGACAAACGACGCTGATTACAACTTCGGGTATCAGCATGGTGTTAACGGGACCACGAAGAAGAGCTACGACGATATTATATCCGAGGTGGAGCCGGAGGCGCGGGCAGAGATCTTCGAGTTGTTCGCGTCCGGATCGGCCGGCAAGCGGCTGGAGAGGCTTCTGAAGTCCAGGAACATGAGTCTGGAGGAGCTGATCGCGCTGAGACAGAGGGGATCGAGCAAGGTCCATCTGGCCGACGTGTCACGGATCAAGGTGCCGAAGATCGCTGACGTAAACGGCGAGAAGAAGAGTGCTGGCGACGGAAGAGCGATCGGCTATGATAAGAGAATGAACGGCTATCTGACGGAGTCCTACGAGAATCTGCATAGATCTGTAATGTCCAGTCCGGCGAGCTTCGTCCAACCGGAGGAAATTACTACCGCGAAATCGTTCTCTAACGCGACGACGGCCTCCAAGATCGAGGATGGAAGTGTTCTCGACGCGAGTCAGGAGATCGCTGGACGACGCCAGGAGCAAATCGTCGACTTGTTAACGACCTTCGGCTCGCTGCCGTTTGCGAAGGACATTCAGCGGAAGTTCGCCGGCGAGTTTAACAGAGAGGAGAGAAGAAACATGATGGTCGGGGATGGCAAGGACCTTGACGTCGCGGTTGTGAGTCATCGGGAAACTGTGGGAGCTAATAAGACCGCGAACACGATTCAGTCCGGCTTCGTGAAGGAGATCGTGAAACAAGAACCGAGTTCAATCGACATCAGAACGATCTACAGCGAGACGAACGTCTTCAACGACGACGAGGAGAAGAGCGAGAAGGGGAGAGCATTGTCGAAGATAAGGCCGAGTATAATTGCCAGCGGAGCGATTCTTGGCGTGACCATTGTCGTTTTCCTTGCCATATTCATCGCGTGCCGGATCAAACAGAAGCAGAAGTACCGATACAGGAACACCTTCTCCAGAGCCGTGTTCCAAGGCCCCATGCTGGCCGCGAGGAAACTCTCGAACTCGAGCAGCCTGAGCACCGTCATGGTCAACGTGATCGCCACCTCGACGACGAAGAGGCCGGAGAAACACGATGCCGTGGAACGTGCCAGAGAAATGGATACTAAAAGCGACATCGACAATGACTCCTTGGATGCCAACGACAGTTGGGAAACCATTCCTGATTACATGAAATGA
- the Setd3 gene encoding SET domain containing 3 isoform X1: MGRRKSHASSKSKHVPSQRQLSSPKRNELNALCEKLFHLSSNSAYVTQLWDNYIEISSVLEKVKRLEEMKTESLKRSNGIGQFMNWLKENGASIDGASVAEFPGYDLGLKAERNFQENELILRIPRELIFSIHNVAPELACLQNDPLIQHMPQVALAIALLIERHKESSKWKPYLDILPTSYTTVLYMTAAEMIELKGSPTLEAALKQCRNIARQYSYFSKVFQSNNNAVSAILRDVFTYERYCWAVSTIMTRQNLIPSEDGSRMIHALIPMWDMCNHVNGRITTDFNATTNCCECYALRNFKKGEQIFISYGPRTNSDFFVHSGFVYMDNKEDGFKLRLGISKADSLQRERIELLNKLDLPSMSEFLLKPGTEPISDLLLAFLRVFSMRKQELTHWLRSDRVNDLKHMDCALETVVEENVRKFLLTRLQLLIANYPTTLKEDLQLLETSLPQIKKLAIQLRVTEKKILLAALEYVEQWIKA; encoded by the exons ATGGGCAGAAGAAAATCTCACGCATCATCCAAAAGTAAACACGTTCCAAGTCAAAGGCAATTATCTTCACCGAAAAGGAACGAATTAAATGCCTTGTGTGAAAAGTTGTTTCATC TTAGCAGTAATTCAGCTTACGTGACACAGCTATGGGACAACTATATAGAAATATCATCAGTTTTGGAGAAGGTTAAAAGGTTGGAGGAGATGAAGACAGAGTCATTGAAGCGGTCCAATGGCATCGGACAATTTATGAATTGGCTCAAAGAGAATGGGGCTAGCATCGATGGAGCAAGCGTGGCTGAATTTCCAGGATATGATTTAGGATTGAAAGCGGAACGCAACTTCCAGGAAAATGAGTTGATTTTAAGAATACCGAGGGAACTTATCTTCAGTATACACAACGTGGCGCCGGAGTTAGCTTGTCTCCAAAATGATCCATTGATACAGCATATGCCACAGGTGGCTTTGGCAATCGCGCTTCTGATCGAAAGACATAAAGAGAGCTCTAAATGGAAACCTTATTTGGACATCCTTCCAACAAGTTACACCACTGTGCTATATATGACAGCTGCCGAGATGATCGAACTTAAAGGCAGCCCTACATTAG AGGCTGCCTTGAAGCAATGTAGAAATATTGCAAGACAGTATTCCTATTTTAGTAAAGTATTTCAAAGTAACAATAACGCTGTGTCTGCTATACTCAGGGATGTTTTTACATACGAAAGATACTG CTGGGCAGTTTCTACGATCATGACGAGGCAGAACCTAATTCCGAGCGAGGACGGCTCACGCATGATCCACGCTTTGATCCCGATGTGGGACATGTGCAATCATGTGAACGGAAGA ATCACCACCGATTTCAATGCGACGACCAACTGCTGCGAGTGTTACGCTCTGAGGAACTTCAAGAAAGGAGAGCAAATATTCATTAGCTACGGGCCTAGAACGAATTCCGACTTCTTCGTTCACTCCGGATTCGTTTATATGGACAACAAAGAA GATGGTTTTAAACTTCGTCTGGGGATCAGCAAAGCCGATTCCCTGCAAAGGGAGCGTATCGAGTTATTGAACAAGCTGGACCTACCATCGATGAGCGAGTTCCTGTTGAAGCCAGGAACAGAGCCAATCTCGGATCTGTTACTGGCATTCCTCAGGGTGTTCAGCATGCGTAAACAGGAACTGACGCATTGGCTCCGCTCGGACCGGGTCAACGATTTGAAGCACATGGACTGCGCTCTAGAGACAGTCGTCGAGGAGAACGTCAGGAAATTTCTGCTTACCAGGCTGCAGCTCCTAATTGCTAATTACCCGACGACTCTGAAG GAAGATCTGCAATTACTCGAGACATCGTTACCGCAAATTAAGAAGTTAGCCATCCAGCTGAGAGTAACAGAGAAGAAGATTCTCTTAGCCGCTCTTGAGTACGTGGAACAGTGGATCAAGGCTTAA
- the LOC117223530 gene encoding uncharacterized protein LOC117223530: MLTLENVECKDFSKGTMEDEETREGRIDGENYEKNKYQIAGEQILGAPLLSSEDDDDDDEEDDDDDIESQENDVSSGLLSMENDSELNSESTIANWNNLKMESPLSCMNSAPNSKEFFLITQLESDNALMTKKLSSKRSMTNKKSKSQHRSKRRNKVLFLRKLLPKHEPIVEIKEEEHSIISPDDHMSSMEEIDYEGYGMDDNVTDSKDNIGRIQNFTSLPLYYSEDGKPYLKCSACGAIFFTSNSFEKHLYTHMYEEDDTFVCSFCDYTNTEPGMLFTHLSKHQNQCEFCNENLLRKNNFEKHWDIRGSNFTMKRDHQGRFVCIMCKLVFDLLPQLEKHWLKHACRRERTYQCKECSGLYESRETLKNHKCMKCAICGKVYDSLHRLKTHTMWTKHNLKCPICSYEFILAMDHEKHLALHRQTFSNMKDYLHCLQAADGKTFQCNLCDKIFYALPSLVLHLQEDHSVPNVKQEVQTEDGYNDDRKEESISEMLLRQLKEQTANYANKNSNINT, encoded by the coding sequence ATGTTAACACTGGAGAACGTGGAATGCAAAGATTTTTCAAAAGGCACAATGGAAGATGAGGAAACTAGGGAAGGTAGAATCGATGGAGAAAACTATGAAAAGAACAAGTATCAGATAGCGGGTGAACAAATACTTGGCGCGCCTCTTTTGTCCTCggaagatgatgatgatgacgatgaggaggacgacgacgatgataTCGAATCTCAGGAGAACGATGTATCCTCTGGGCTACTTTCTATGGAGAATGACTCCGAACTAAATAGCGAGTCTACTATTGCAAATTGGAACAATCTTAAAATGGAGTCACCACTTTCGTGTATGAATTCTGCACCGAACAGTAAAGAATTTTTTCTAATAACTCAATTAGAATCGGATAATGCACTGATGACAAAGAAATTGTCCAGCAAACGTTCTATGACTAACAAGAAATCTAAATCGCAGCATCGTTCTAAAAGACGCAACAAAGTATTATTCTTAAGAAAGTTACTGCCTAAGCATGAGCCGATAGTCGAAATAAAAGAGGAAGAGCATTCGATCATTTCTCCAGATGATCACATGTCATCTATGGAAGAAATAGATTACGAGGGATATGGCATGGATGATAATGTCACAGATTCTAAAGATAACATTGGTCGGATACAAAATTTCACATCTCTGCCTTTGTATTATTCAGAGGATGGTAAACCGTACCTAAAATGTTCAGCATGCGGTGCAATATTTTTCACTTCAAACTCGTTCGAGAAACATTTGTACACGCACATGTACGAGGAAGATGATACTTTTGTATGTTCCTTCTGTGACTACACGAACACCGAACCAGGAATGCTATTTACTCATTTATCCAAACATCAAAATCAGTGTGAATTTTGTAATGAGAACTTGTTACGTAAAAATAATTTTGAGAAACACTGGGACATACGAGGGTCTAATTTTACTATGAAACGAGATCACCAGGGAAGATTTGTATGTATAATGTGCAAGTTAGTGTTCGATTTGTTGCCACAATTGGAGAAACATTGGCTCAAACATGCTTGTAGAAGAGAACGAACCTATCAATGTAAGGAATGTAGCGGATTGTACGAAAGCAGAGAGACGCTAAAAAATCACAAATGCATGAAGTGTGCAATCTGCGGAAAAGTCTATGACAGTTTGCATAGATTAAAAACACACACCATGTGGACAAAGCACAATTTAAAGTGTCCAATTTGTTCTtacgaatttattttagccATGGATCATGAAAAACATTTGGCGCTACATAGACAAACGTTCAGTAACATGAAAGATTATCTCCACTGCCTGCAGGCGGCTGACGGAAAAACATTCCAATGCAATCTttgtgacaaaatattttatgccTTACCTTCTCTTGTGCTGCATCTCCAGGAAGATCACAGCGTTCCAAATGTCAAGCAAGAAGTACAGACCGAAGACGGATATAACGACGATCGAAAAGAGGAATCTATCAGCGAGATGTTACTCCGCCAATTGAAAGAGCAAACTGcaaattatgcgaataaaaaCAGTAATATAAACACTTAA
- the LOC117223528 gene encoding uncharacterized protein LOC117223528 isoform X1 gives MWKIFCPLLLMLFTFDRPRDRSARAEPIGELVPRDDDDQNHRGEDRKRGETKIEGPRFPFYEDDDEGSSERIGRWRKNGEALEPKWRDGDTVPLLPFSQLTRYSTGDLGYTGEDEDDAHQRRSKYKETQETPFLRNAERAPYADHEDYEEKGETRKEETPPRRRNSRPAHGFKPQATSSKQMNPDDTAEYREAASTKYREAFQVRPNDYEHELDDEEYLKPRPRKRRPPQNYEFALTENETSRPEAGSGPWSRPGGVRTVSADSESRNQFVKNAMELKSLLKMQQEEGLSLSELLQRRNLTLNDLLKGRADAINALRSKDAEDYVDEKPTIAPFAKLTTKRPKNSLVEGGTVSTVPAAVDRHENATGMMPRLGQSTTGKSLNTEPPRVRGTPAAGVLAMVTTSMPFPVATNSMELLRSEETTAKLRGNGEIRIDGLDEDEIMEFSDFPDYKNGRNAMSPVWLTVKDGNGEAPGTLREGYEDKGSTLSIEQLLNPTERSWSTPGNGKRASAEDGVTMRRPGKEEYSMYMEHEYQDDESAVYPDRNVEVATSTERSNRGETVMQGMEIALDSTTDGNSTKNHETNDADYNFGYQHGVNGTTKKSYDDIISEVEPEARAEIFELFASGSAGKRLERLLKSRNMSLEELIALRQRGSSKVHLADVSRIKVPKIADVNGEKKSAGDGRAIGYDKRMNGYLTESYENLHRSVMSSPASFVQPEEITTAKSFSNATTASKIEDGSVLDASQEIAGRRQEQIVDLLTTFGSLPFAKDIQRKFAGEFNREERRNMMVGDGKDLDVAVVSHRETVGANKTANTIQSGFVKEIVKQEPSSIDIRTIYSETNVFNDDEEKSEKGRALSKIRPSIIASGAILGVTIVVFLAIFIACRIKQKQKYRYRNTFSRAVFQGPMLAARKLSNSSSLSTVMVNVIATSTTKRPEKHDAVERAREMDTKSDIDNDSLDANDSWETIPDYMK, from the exons ATGTGGAAGATATTCTGTCCGCTCTTGCTGATGCTTTTCACGTTTGACCGGCCGCGCGATAGATCCGCTcgggccgagccaatcggcgagCTCGTTCCGAGGGACGACGATGATCAGAATCATCGG GGGGAAGACCGGAAGCGAGGAGAAACGAAGATCGAGGGCCCGCGTTTCCCGTTctacgaggacgacgacgagggTTCGAGCGAGCGGATCGGAAGATGGCGGAAGAACGGCGAGGCCTTGGAACCGAAATGGAGGGACGGCGACACGGTGCCTCTGCTACCGTTTTCTCAGTTAACGCGGTACTCGACCGGCGATCTGGGCTACACCGGGGAAGACGAGGACGACGCGCATCAGCGGCGGTCGAAGTACAAAGAAACCCAGGAGACTCCGTTCCTACGGAACGCCGAGCGAGCTCCGTACGCTGACCACGAAGACTACGAGGAGAAAGGCGAGACCAGAAAAGAGGAGACGCCGCCGCGACGGAGAAACAGTCGACCGGCGCACGGCTTCAAGCCGCAGGCGACTTCGAGCAAGCAGATGAACCCCGATGACACAGCGGAGTATCGAGAAGCGGCGTCGACGAAGTACCGCGAGGCCTTCCAGGTGCGTCCGAACGACTACGAGCACGAACTGGACGACGAGGAGTACCTGAAGCCACGGCCGAGGAAGAGGCGGCCGCCGCAGAACTACGAGTTCGCGTTGACGGAGAACGAGACGTCGCGGCCGGAAGCTGGAAGCGGTCCGTGGTCTCGGCCGGGCGGTGTCCGCACGGTTTCCGCGGACTCGGAGTCCAGGAATCAGTTCGTGAAGAACGCGATGGAGCTGAAGTCTCTGCTGAAGATGCAGCAGGAGGAGGGCCTGAGCCTGTCGGAGCTGCTGCAGAGGAGGAACCTGACGCTGAACGACCTGCTGAAGGGCAGAGCCGACGCGATCAACGCGCTGAGATCGAAGGACGCCGAGGACTACGTCGACGAGAAGCCGACGATCGCGCCGTTCGCGAAATTGACCACGAAGAGGCCGAAGAACTCGCTCGTGGAGGGAGGAACGGTCTCGACGGTTCCGGCGGCGGTCGATCGCCATGAAAATGCAACGGGTATGATGCCGCGTTTAGGGCAATCAACGACCGGGAAATCGCTGAACACGGAACCTCCTCGTGTCAGGGGAACGCCCGCGGCCGGCGTTCTCGCTATGGTTACGACGTCGATGCCGTTCCCCGTCGCCACCAACTCCATGGAACTGCTGCGGTCCGAGGAGACCACCGCGAAGCTGCGGGGCAACGGCGAGATCAGGATCGACGGCCTCGACGAGGACGAGATCATGGAGTTCTCGGACTTCCCCGACTACAAGAACGGCCGGAACGCGATGTCCCCGGTGTGGTTGACCGTGAAAGACGGGAACGGCGAGGCTCCGGGGACGCTGCGGGAGGGCTACGAGGACAAGGGCTCGACCTTGAGCATCGAGCAGCTTCTGAATCCGACGGAACGCTCGTGGTCGACCCCGGGGAACGGGAAACGGGCGAGCGCGGAGGACGGCGTGACTATGAGGCGACCTGGAAAAGAGGAATACAGCATGTACATGGAGCACGAGTACCAAGACGACGAGTCGGCCGTTTACCCGGACCGCAATGTCGAAGTCGCGACCTCGACGGAGAGAAGTAATCGAGGAGAGACCGTGATGCAAGGGATGGAGATTGCGTTGGATTCGACGACCGATGGAAACTCTACGAAGAATCACGAGACAAACGACGCTGATTACAACTTCGGGTATCAGCATGGTGTTAACGGGACCACGAAGAAGAGCTACGACGATATTATATCCGAGGTGGAGCCGGAGGCGCGGGCAGAGATCTTCGAGTTGTTCGCGTCCGGATCGGCCGGCAAGCGGCTGGAGAGGCTTCTGAAGTCCAGGAACATGAGTCTGGAGGAGCTGATCGCGCTGAGACAGAGGGGATCGAGCAAGGTCCATCTGGCCGACGTGTCACGGATCAAGGTGCCGAAGATCGCTGACGTAAACGGCGAGAAGAAGAGTGCTGGCGACGGAAGAGCGATCGGCTATGATAAGAGAATGAACGGCTATCTGACGGAGTCCTACGAGAATCTGCATAGATCTGTAATGTCCAGTCCGGCGAGCTTCGTCCAACCGGAGGAAATTACTACCGCGAAATCGTTCTCTAACGCGACGACGGCCTCCAAGATCGAGGATGGAAGTGTTCTCGACGCGAGTCAGGAGATCGCTGGACGACGCCAGGAGCAAATCGTCGACTTGTTAACGACCTTCGGCTCGCTGCCGTTTGCGAAGGACATTCAGCGGAAGTTCGCCGGCGAGTTTAACAGAGAGGAGAGAAGAAACATGATGGTCGGGGATGGCAAGGACCTTGACGTCGCGGTTGTGAGTCATCGGGAAACTGTGGGAGCTAATAAGACCGCGAACACGATTCAGTCCGGCTTCGTGAAGGAGATCGTGAAACAAGAACCGAGTTCAATCGACATCAGAACGATCTACAGCGAGACGAACGTCTTCAACGACGACGAGGAGAAGAGCGAGAAGGGGAGAGCATTGTCGAAGATAAGGCCGAGTATAATTGCCAGCGGAGCGATTCTTGGCGTGACCATTGTCGTTTTCCTTGCCATATTCATCGCGTGCCGGATCAAACAGAAGCAGAAGTACCGATACAGGAACACCTTCTCCAGAGCCGTGTTCCAAGGCCCCATGCTGGCCGCGAGGAAACTCTCGAACTCGAGCAGCCTGAGCACCGTCATGGTCAACGTGATCGCCACCTCGACGACGAAGAGGCCGGAGAAACACGATGCCGTGGAACGTGCCAGAGAAATGGATACTAAAAGCGACATCGACAATGACTCCTTGGATGCCAACGACAGTTGGGAAACCATTCCTGATTACATGAAATGA